The Mus caroli chromosome 1, CAROLI_EIJ_v1.1, whole genome shotgun sequence genome has a window encoding:
- the Obsl1 gene encoding obscurin-like protein 1 isoform X4: MKAGSGDQGSPPCFLRFPRPVRVVSGAEAELKCVVLGEPPPTVVWEKGGQQLVASERLSFPEDGAEHGLLLSGALPTDAGVYVCRARNAAGEAYAAAAVTVLEPPAPEPEPESSECPLPTPGTGEGAPKFLTGPQSQWVLRGAEVVLTCQVGGLPEPKLYWEKDGMALDEVWDSSHFKLEPGRGASDEGASLTLRILAARLPDSGVYVCHARNAHGHAQAGALLQVHQPRESPPQDPDENPKPVLEPLKGAPKTFWVNEGKHAKFRCYVMGKPEPEIEWHLEGRPLLPDRRRLMYRDRDGGFVLKVLYCQAKDRGLYVCAARNSAGQTLSAVQLHVKEPRLRFTRPLQDVEGREHGIVVLECKVPNSRIPTAWFREDQRLLPCRKYEQIEEGAVRRLVIHKLKADDDGVYLCEMRGRVRTVANVTVKGPILKRLPRKLDVLEGENAVLLVETQEAGVQGCWSRDGEELPDTCQSSCGHMHALVLPGVTREDAGEITFSLGNSRTTTLLRVKCVKHSPPGPPVMVEMFKGQKNKVLLTWKPPEPPPETSFIYRLERQEVGSEDWIQCFSIEKAGAVEVPGDCVPTEGDYHFRICTVSEHGRSPHVVFNGSAHLVPTARLVSGLEDVQVYDGEDAVFSLDLSAIIQGSWFLNGEQLQSNEPEGQVEPGALRYRIEQKGLQHRLILQAVKHRDSGALVGFSCPGVQDSAALTIQESSVHILSPQDKVSLTFTTSERVVLTCELSRVDFPATWYKDGQKVEESESLIVKTEGRKHRLILPEAQVRDSGEFECRTEGVSAFFGVTVQDPPVHIVDPQEHVFVHAITSECVRLTCEVDQEDTTVHWYKDGQEVEESDIIVLENEGPHHHLVLPAARPSDGGEFQCVAGDERAYFTVTITDVSSWIVYPSSEVHVAAVRLERVVLTCELCRPWAEVRWTKDGEEVVESPALLLEKEDTIRRLVLPSVQLEDSGEYLCEIHDESASFTITVTEPPVRIIYPQDEVTLHAVSXECVVLTCELSREDAPVRWYKDGLEVEESEALVLQSDGPRRRLVLPAAQPEDGGEFVCDAGDDSAFFTVTVTAPPERIVHPVARSLDLQFGAPGHVELRCEVAPAGSQVRWYKDGLEVEVSDALQLGAEGPARTLTLPHAQPEDAGEYVCETRDEAVTFNVSLAELPVQFLAPEAAPNPLCVVPGEPVVLSCELSRASAQVFWSHNGSPVQQGEGLELRAEGPRRILCIQAADLAHTGVYTCQSGASPGAPSLSFNVQVAELPPVKLVSELTPLTVHEGDDATFQCEVSPPEAEVTWLRNGAVITAGPQLEMVQNGSSRTLIIRSCQLKDAGTVTARAGAADTSARLHVRETELLFLRRLQDVRAEEGQDVHLEVETGRVDVAGTVRWIRGGEPLPLDSRLTTAQDGHVHRLSIHGVLLTDQGTYGCESRHDRTLARLSVRPRQLRELRPLEDVTVHEGGSATFQLELSQEGVTGEWAQGGVRLHPGPKCHIQSEGRTHRLVLSGLGLADSGCVSFTADTLRCAARLTVREVPVTIVQGPQDLEVTEGDTATFECELSQTLADVIWEKDGQALSLSPRLRLQALGTRRLLLLRRCCSSDAGTYSCVVGTARSGPARLTVREREVSVLRELRSVSAREGDGATFECTVSETETTGRWELGGRALRPGGRVRIRQEGKKHILVLSELRTEDTGEICFQAGPAQSLARLEVEALPLQMCRRPPREKTVLVNRRAVLEVTVSRPGGHVCWMREGVELCPGNKYEMRSHGTTHSLVIHGVRPEDQGTYSCQAGQDSADTQLLVDAGCWTPQWAAWEVPSILSLLDEGGAHSTPNLCISFTHFAVCPTLPAPTFMTLQTSLPEVPKG; this comes from the exons ATGAAGGCCGGATCAGGGGATCAGGGGAGCCCCCCGTGTTTCCTACGCTTCCCGCGGCCCGTGCGGGTGGTAAGTGGAGCGGAGGCCGAGCTCAAATGCGTGGTCCTGGGAGAGCCGCCGCCCACTGTCGTGTGGGAGAAAGGCGGGCAGCAGCTGGTGGCCTCCGAGCGCCTGAGCTTTCCGGAGGACGGCGCCGAGCACGGCCTGCTGCTGAGCGGCGCGCTGCCCACCGACGCCGGGGTCTACGTGTGCCGCGCCCGCAACGCGGCCGGAGAGGCCTACGCGGCGGCCGCTGTCACCGTGCTGGAACCCCCGGCCCCCGAGCCGGAGCCCGAGTCCTCCGAGTGTCCGCTGCCAACACCGGGCACCGGGGAGGGCGCCCCGAAGTTCCTGACGGGGCCCCAGTCCCAGTGGGTGCTGCGAGGGGCAGAGGTGGTGCTGACGTGCCAGGTGGGAGGCCTTCCGGAGCCCAAGCTGTACTGGGAGAAGGATGGGATGGCCTTGGACGAAGTATGGGACAGCAGCCACTTCAAGCTGGAGCCCGGCCGCGGCGCGAGTGACGAGGGCGCGAGCCTGACGTTGCGCATCCTGGCGGCGCGGCTGCCCGATTCCGGGGTGTACGTGTGTCACGCCCGCAACGCGCATGGCCACGCGCAGGCGGGAGCGCTGCTCCAGGTGCACCAGCCCCGCGAGAGCCCGCCCCAGGATCCCGATGAGAACCCCAAACCCGTGTTGGAGCCGCTCAAAGGCGCGCCCAAGACCTTCTGGGTGAACGAGGGCAAGCACGCCAAGTTCCGCTGCTACGTGATGGGCAAACCTGAGCCCGAGATCGAATGGCACTTGGAGGGCCGCCCTCTGCTCCCCGATCGCCGCCGCCTCATGTACCGCGACCGCGACGGCGGCTTTGTACTTAAGGTGCTCTACTGCCAGGCCAAAGACCGTGGGCTCTACGTGTGCGCGGCGCGCAACTCGGCGGGCCAGACCCTAAGTGCGGTCCAGCTGCACGTGAAAG AACCCCGCCTACGGTTCACCCGGCCCCTGCAGGATGTGGAGGGTCGGGAGCACGGGATTGTGGTGCTGGAGTGTAAAGTACCTAACTCTCGAATTCCCACCGCCTGGTTCCGGGAGGACCAACGGCTGTTACCCTGCCGCAAGTACGAGCAGATCGAGGAGGGCGCTGTGAGACGCCTCGTCATCCACAAGCTGAAGGCCGATGATGATGGCGTCTATCTGTGCGAGATGCGGGGCCGAGTGCGCACTGTGGCCAATGTGACGGTCAAAG GACCCATCCTGAAGCGTTTACCCCGGAAGCTTGACGTCCTGGAGGGAGAGAACGCAGTACTGCTGGTGGAGACTCAAGAAGCTGGGGTGCAGGGGTGCTGGAGCCGTGATGGGGAGGAGCTGCCAGACACCTGCCAGAGCAGTTGTGGTCATATGCATGCCCTGGTCCTTCCAGGGGTGACCCGAGAAGATGCTGGAGAGATCACCTTCAGCCTGGGCAACTCCCGTACCACCACCCTGCTCAGAGTCAAAT GTGTCAAGCACAGTCCTCCCGGGCCCCCCGTAATGGTTGAGATGTTCAAAGGCCAAAAGAACAAGGTTCTGCTGACCTGGAAGCCCCCAGAGCCACCTCCAGAGACCTCCTTCATCTACCGCCTAGAGCGGCAGGAAGTGGGGTCTGAGGATTGGATCCAGTGCTTCAGCATTGAGAAGGCGGGAGCCGTAGAGGTGCCCGGGGACTGTGTACCCACCGAGGGTGACTATCACTTCCGAATCTGCACAGTCAGTGAACACGGCCGCAGTCCCCATGTCGTGTTCAACGGTTCTGCTCACCTTG TGCCCACAGCTCGCCTGGTGTCAGGCCTGGAAGACGTGCAGGTGTATGATGGGGAAGATGCCGTCTTCTCCCTTGATCTGTCCGCCATCATCCAGGGCTCTTGGTTCCTTAATGGAGAGCAGCTCCAGAGTAATGAGCCAGAGGGCCAGGTGGAGCCTGGAGCCCTGCGGTACCGCATAGAGCAGAAGGGCCTCCAGCACAGGCTCATCCTGCAAGCTGTCAAGCACCGGGACAGTGGGGCCCTGGTCGGCTTCAGCTGCCCTGGTGTGCAAGACTCTGCTGCCCTCACTATCCAAG AAAGCTCAGTGCACATCCTGAGTCCCCAGGACAAGGTGTCACTGACCTTCACGACCTCTGAACGGGTAGTGCTGACCTGTGAGCTCTCAAGGGTGGATTTTCCTGCAACCTGGTACAAGGATGGGCAGAAGGTGGAGGAGAGCGAGTCGCTCATAGTGAAGACAGAGGGCCGTAAACACCGACTGATTCTGCCTGAGGCTCAAGTCCGAGACAGCGGTGAATTTGAATGCAGAACGGAAGGGGTCTCGGCCTTCTTTGGAGTCACTGTTCAAG ATCCCCCAGTGCACATCGTGGACCCCCAAGAGCACGTGTTTGTCCATGCCATCACCTCCGAGTGTGTCAGGCTGACCTGTGAGGTAGACCAAGAGGACACAACTGTACACTGGTACAAGGATgggcaggaggtggaggagagtgACATCATCGTATTAGAAAATGAAGGGCCCCATCACCACCTGGTGCTACCTGCAGCCCGGCCCTCCGACGGGGGCGAGTTCCAGTGTGTCGCAGGAGATGAACGTGCCTACTTCACAGTTACCATCACAG ATGTCTCCTCGTGGATCGTCTACCCCAGTAGTGAAGTGCATGTGGCAGCCGTACGCCTAGAGCGTGTGGTGCTGACCTGTGAGCTGTGCCGACCCTGGGCTGAGGTGCGCTGGACcaaagatggggaggaggtaGTGGAGAGCCCAGCACTGCTCCTGGAGAAGGAAGACACCATCCGCCGCCTGGTGCTGCCCTCTGTCCAGCTTGAGGATTCTGGCGAGTACCTGTGTGAAATCCATGATGAGTCGGCTTCCTTCACCATCACCGTCACAG AGCCCCCTGTGCGGATCATATACCCCCAGGACGAGGTGACCTTACATGCTGTGAGTTTNGAATGTGTGGTGCTCACCTGTGAGCTGTCTAGAGAGGATGCTCCTGTACGCTGGTACAAGGACGGGTTAGAGGTGGAGGAGAGTGAAGCCCTGGTGCTCCAGAGCGATGGGCCTCGTCGCCGTCTGGTGTTGCCTGCTGCCCAGCCAGAGGACGGGGGCGAGTTtgtgtgtgatgctggggatgATTCAGCCTtcttcactgtcactgtcacag CTCCACCAGAGAGGATTGTGCACCCGGTGGCCCGGTCCCTGGATTTGCAGTTTGGGGCTCCAGGACACGTGGAGCTACGCTGCGAAGTGGCCCCGGCTGGGTCTCAGGTGCGCTGGTACAAGGATGGCCTAGAGGTAGAGGTGTCAGATGCGCTGCAGCTGGGTGCTGAGGGGCCTGCCCGCACCCTCACCCTGCCCCACGCCCAGCCTGAGGATGCCGGGGAGTATGTATGTGAGACCCGAGATGAGGCTGTTACCTTCAACGTCAGCCTGGCTG AGCTTCCGGTGCAGTTTCTGGCTCCAGAGGCAGCCCCAAATCCGCTCTGCGTGGTTCCAGGGGAGCCCGTGGTGCTGAGCTGTGAGCTGTCCCGAGCAAGCGCACAAGTGTTCTGGAGCCACAATGGGAGCCCTGTGCAGCAGGGTGAAGGACTAGAGCTGCGAGCTGAGGGTCCTCGCAGAATCCTCTGCATCCAGGCAGCAGACCTCGCTCACACAGGTGTCTACACTTGCCAATCTGGGGCATCCCCAGGGGCCCCAAGCCTCAGCTTCAATGTCCAGGTGGCTG AGCTCCCGCCAGTGAAGCTGGTCTCCGAACTGACGCCTCTGACAGTCCATGAGGGGGACGATGCCACATTCCAGTGTGAGGTTTCACCACCAGAAGCAGAAGTCACCTGGCTACGCAACGGAGCTGTTATCACTGCAGGGCCGCAGCTGGAAATGGTCCAGAATGGTTCAAGCCGCACCTTGATCATCCGAAGCTGCCAACTCAAAGACGCAGGGACCGTGACCGCGCGAGCCGGAGCTGCTGACACAAGTGCCAGGCTCCATGTTCGAG AGACAGAGCTGCTGTTCTTGCGGCGGCTGCAGGATGTGCGGGCCGAGGAAGGCCAGGATGTGCACCTTGAGGTAGAGACAGGCCGAGTTGATGTGGCTGGAACTGTTCGCTGGATACGAGGTGGGGAACCTCTTCCCCTGGACTCTCGCCTGACCACGGCCCAGGATGGCCATGTCCACCGCCTCTCTATCCATGGCGTTCTACTTACCGACCAGGGCACCTATGGCTGCGAGAGCCGTCACGATCGCACCCTGGCCAGGCTCAGTGTGAGGC CTCGGCAGCTGAGGGAACTTCGGCCTCTGGAGGATGTGACCGTCCATGAGGGGGGCAGTGCCACCTTCCAGCTGGAGCTGTCCCAGGAGGGTGTGACCGGAGAGTGGGCCCAGGGTGGAGTCCGGCTGCACCCAGGGCCCAAGTGCCACATTCAATCAGAAGGCCGCACTCACCGCTTGGTGCTAAGCGGCCTGGGTCTGGCTGACTCGGGCTGTGTCTCCTTCACTGCGGATACCCTTCGGTGTGCTGCTCGGCTCACAGTGAGAG AGGTCCCAGTGACTATTGTGCAGGGGCCACAGGACCTAGAAGTGACTGAAGGTGACACAGCCACGTTCGAGTGCGAGCTTTCCCAGACTTTGGCTGACGTAATATGGGAGAAG GATGGGCAGGCGCTGTCTCTCAGCCCACGCCTCCGGCTCCAGGCTCTCGGCACGCGCCGCCTTCTGCTTCTGCGGCGTTGCTGCTCCTCAGACGCCGGGACCTACAGCTGCGTTGTGGGGACAGCTCGCTCCGGGCCCGCGCGCTTGACCGTACGCG AACGAGAGGTGTCGGTACTCCGTGAACTCCGGTCCGTTAGCGCCCGCGAAGGAGACGGCGCCACGTTTGAGTGCACTGTGTCGGAGACCGAGACCACCGGGCGCTGGGAGCTCGGAGGCCGCGCGCTGAGACCCGGAGGCCGTGTCCGCATCCGACAGGAAG ggaagAAACACATTCTGGTGCTGAGCGAGCTGAGAACCGAGGACACCGGAGAAATCTGCTTCCAGGCGGGACCCGCCCAGTCCTTGGCTCGGCTGGAGGTGGAGG CGTTGCCTCTCCAGATGTGCCGCCGCCCACCTCGTGAGAAGACGGTTCTGGTCAACCGCAGGGCGGTGTTGGAGGTGACTGTGTCCCGCCCTGGGGGCCACGTGTGTTGGATGCGGGAGGGGGTCGAACTCTGCCCGGGAAACAAGTATGAGATGCGTAGCCACGGCACCACCCACAGCCTAGTCATCCATGGCGTCCGACCTGAGGACCAGGGCACCTACAGCTGCCAAGCAGGCCAGGACAGTGCTGACACACAGCTGCTGGTAGATG CTGGCTGCTGGACGCCTCAGTGGGCAGCCTGGgaagttccttccattctttccctCTTGGATGAAGGAGGTGCCCACTCTACCCCAAATCTCTGCATATCTTTCACACATTTTGCTGTGTGTCCCACCCTACCTGCTCCCACTTTCATGACCTTACAGACATCCTTGCCAGAGGTTCCAAAAGG GTGA
- the Obsl1 gene encoding obscurin-like protein 1 isoform X3, whose amino-acid sequence MKAGSGDQGSPPCFLRFPRPVRVVSGAEAELKCVVLGEPPPTVVWEKGGQQLVASERLSFPEDGAEHGLLLSGALPTDAGVYVCRARNAAGEAYAAAAVTVLEPPAPEPEPESSECPLPTPGTGEGAPKFLTGPQSQWVLRGAEVVLTCQVGGLPEPKLYWEKDGMALDEVWDSSHFKLEPGRGASDEGASLTLRILAARLPDSGVYVCHARNAHGHAQAGALLQVHQPRESPPQDPDENPKPVLEPLKGAPKTFWVNEGKHAKFRCYVMGKPEPEIEWHLEGRPLLPDRRRLMYRDRDGGFVLKVLYCQAKDRGLYVCAARNSAGQTLSAVQLHVKEPRLRFTRPLQDVEGREHGIVVLECKVPNSRIPTAWFREDQRLLPCRKYEQIEEGAVRRLVIHKLKADDDGVYLCEMRGRVRTVANVTVKGPILKRLPRKLDVLEGENAVLLVETQEAGVQGCWSRDGEELPDTCQSSCGHMHALVLPGVTREDAGEITFSLGNSRTTTLLRVKCVKHSPPGPPVMVEMFKGQKNKVLLTWKPPEPPPETSFIYRLERQEVGSEDWIQCFSIEKAGAVEVPGDCVPTEGDYHFRICTVSEHGRSPHVVFNGSAHLVPTARLVSGLEDVQVYDGEDAVFSLDLSAIIQGSWFLNGEQLQSNEPEGQVEPGALRYRIEQKGLQHRLILQAVKHRDSGALVGFSCPGVQDSAALTIQESSVHILSPQDKVSLTFTTSERVVLTCELSRVDFPATWYKDGQKVEESESLIVKTEGRKHRLILPEAQVRDSGEFECRTEGVSAFFGVTVQDPPVHIVDPQEHVFVHAITSECVRLTCEVDQEDTTVHWYKDGQEVEESDIIVLENEGPHHHLVLPAARPSDGGEFQCVAGDERAYFTVTITDVSSWIVYPSSEVHVAAVRLERVVLTCELCRPWAEVRWTKDGEEVVESPALLLEKEDTIRRLVLPSVQLEDSGEYLCEIHDESASFTITVTEPPVRIIYPQDEVTLHAVSXECVVLTCELSREDAPVRWYKDGLEVEESEALVLQSDGPRRRLVLPAAQPEDGGEFVCDAGDDSAFFTVTVTAPPERIVHPVARSLDLQFGAPGHVELRCEVAPAGSQVRWYKDGLEVEVSDALQLGAEGPARTLTLPHAQPEDAGEYVCETRDEAVTFNVSLAELPVQFLAPEAAPNPLCVVPGEPVVLSCELSRASAQVFWSHNGSPVQQGEGLELRAEGPRRILCIQAADLAHTGVYTCQSGASPGAPSLSFNVQVAEPPVRVVAPEAAQTSVRSAPELPPVKLVSELTPLTVHEGDDATFQCEVSPPEAEVTWLRNGAVITAGPQLEMVQNGSSRTLIIRSCQLKDAGTVTARAGAADTSARLHVRETELLFLRRLQDVRAEEGQDVHLEVETGRVDVAGTVRWIRGGEPLPLDSRLTTAQDGHVHRLSIHGVLLTDQGTYGCESRHDRTLARLSVRPRQLRELRPLEDVTVHEGGSATFQLELSQEGVTGEWAQGGVRLHPGPKCHIQSEGRTHRLVLSGLGLADSGCVSFTADTLRCAARLTVREVPVTIVQGPQDLEVTEGDTATFECELSQTLADVIWEKDGQALSLSPRLRLQALGTRRLLLLRRCCSSDAGTYSCVVGTARSGPARLTVREREVSVLRELRSVSAREGDGATFECTVSETETTGRWELGGRALRPGGRVRIRQEGKKHILVLSELRTEDTGEICFQAGPAQSLARLEVEALPLQMCRRPPREKTVLVNRRAVLEVTVSRPGGHVCWMREGVELCPGNKYEMRSHGTTHSLVIHGVRPEDQGTYSCQAGQDSADTQLLVDAGCWTPQWAAWEVPSILSLLDEGGAHSTPNLCISFTHFAVCPTLPAPTFMTLQTSLPEVPKG is encoded by the exons ATGAAGGCCGGATCAGGGGATCAGGGGAGCCCCCCGTGTTTCCTACGCTTCCCGCGGCCCGTGCGGGTGGTAAGTGGAGCGGAGGCCGAGCTCAAATGCGTGGTCCTGGGAGAGCCGCCGCCCACTGTCGTGTGGGAGAAAGGCGGGCAGCAGCTGGTGGCCTCCGAGCGCCTGAGCTTTCCGGAGGACGGCGCCGAGCACGGCCTGCTGCTGAGCGGCGCGCTGCCCACCGACGCCGGGGTCTACGTGTGCCGCGCCCGCAACGCGGCCGGAGAGGCCTACGCGGCGGCCGCTGTCACCGTGCTGGAACCCCCGGCCCCCGAGCCGGAGCCCGAGTCCTCCGAGTGTCCGCTGCCAACACCGGGCACCGGGGAGGGCGCCCCGAAGTTCCTGACGGGGCCCCAGTCCCAGTGGGTGCTGCGAGGGGCAGAGGTGGTGCTGACGTGCCAGGTGGGAGGCCTTCCGGAGCCCAAGCTGTACTGGGAGAAGGATGGGATGGCCTTGGACGAAGTATGGGACAGCAGCCACTTCAAGCTGGAGCCCGGCCGCGGCGCGAGTGACGAGGGCGCGAGCCTGACGTTGCGCATCCTGGCGGCGCGGCTGCCCGATTCCGGGGTGTACGTGTGTCACGCCCGCAACGCGCATGGCCACGCGCAGGCGGGAGCGCTGCTCCAGGTGCACCAGCCCCGCGAGAGCCCGCCCCAGGATCCCGATGAGAACCCCAAACCCGTGTTGGAGCCGCTCAAAGGCGCGCCCAAGACCTTCTGGGTGAACGAGGGCAAGCACGCCAAGTTCCGCTGCTACGTGATGGGCAAACCTGAGCCCGAGATCGAATGGCACTTGGAGGGCCGCCCTCTGCTCCCCGATCGCCGCCGCCTCATGTACCGCGACCGCGACGGCGGCTTTGTACTTAAGGTGCTCTACTGCCAGGCCAAAGACCGTGGGCTCTACGTGTGCGCGGCGCGCAACTCGGCGGGCCAGACCCTAAGTGCGGTCCAGCTGCACGTGAAAG AACCCCGCCTACGGTTCACCCGGCCCCTGCAGGATGTGGAGGGTCGGGAGCACGGGATTGTGGTGCTGGAGTGTAAAGTACCTAACTCTCGAATTCCCACCGCCTGGTTCCGGGAGGACCAACGGCTGTTACCCTGCCGCAAGTACGAGCAGATCGAGGAGGGCGCTGTGAGACGCCTCGTCATCCACAAGCTGAAGGCCGATGATGATGGCGTCTATCTGTGCGAGATGCGGGGCCGAGTGCGCACTGTGGCCAATGTGACGGTCAAAG GACCCATCCTGAAGCGTTTACCCCGGAAGCTTGACGTCCTGGAGGGAGAGAACGCAGTACTGCTGGTGGAGACTCAAGAAGCTGGGGTGCAGGGGTGCTGGAGCCGTGATGGGGAGGAGCTGCCAGACACCTGCCAGAGCAGTTGTGGTCATATGCATGCCCTGGTCCTTCCAGGGGTGACCCGAGAAGATGCTGGAGAGATCACCTTCAGCCTGGGCAACTCCCGTACCACCACCCTGCTCAGAGTCAAAT GTGTCAAGCACAGTCCTCCCGGGCCCCCCGTAATGGTTGAGATGTTCAAAGGCCAAAAGAACAAGGTTCTGCTGACCTGGAAGCCCCCAGAGCCACCTCCAGAGACCTCCTTCATCTACCGCCTAGAGCGGCAGGAAGTGGGGTCTGAGGATTGGATCCAGTGCTTCAGCATTGAGAAGGCGGGAGCCGTAGAGGTGCCCGGGGACTGTGTACCCACCGAGGGTGACTATCACTTCCGAATCTGCACAGTCAGTGAACACGGCCGCAGTCCCCATGTCGTGTTCAACGGTTCTGCTCACCTTG TGCCCACAGCTCGCCTGGTGTCAGGCCTGGAAGACGTGCAGGTGTATGATGGGGAAGATGCCGTCTTCTCCCTTGATCTGTCCGCCATCATCCAGGGCTCTTGGTTCCTTAATGGAGAGCAGCTCCAGAGTAATGAGCCAGAGGGCCAGGTGGAGCCTGGAGCCCTGCGGTACCGCATAGAGCAGAAGGGCCTCCAGCACAGGCTCATCCTGCAAGCTGTCAAGCACCGGGACAGTGGGGCCCTGGTCGGCTTCAGCTGCCCTGGTGTGCAAGACTCTGCTGCCCTCACTATCCAAG AAAGCTCAGTGCACATCCTGAGTCCCCAGGACAAGGTGTCACTGACCTTCACGACCTCTGAACGGGTAGTGCTGACCTGTGAGCTCTCAAGGGTGGATTTTCCTGCAACCTGGTACAAGGATGGGCAGAAGGTGGAGGAGAGCGAGTCGCTCATAGTGAAGACAGAGGGCCGTAAACACCGACTGATTCTGCCTGAGGCTCAAGTCCGAGACAGCGGTGAATTTGAATGCAGAACGGAAGGGGTCTCGGCCTTCTTTGGAGTCACTGTTCAAG ATCCCCCAGTGCACATCGTGGACCCCCAAGAGCACGTGTTTGTCCATGCCATCACCTCCGAGTGTGTCAGGCTGACCTGTGAGGTAGACCAAGAGGACACAACTGTACACTGGTACAAGGATgggcaggaggtggaggagagtgACATCATCGTATTAGAAAATGAAGGGCCCCATCACCACCTGGTGCTACCTGCAGCCCGGCCCTCCGACGGGGGCGAGTTCCAGTGTGTCGCAGGAGATGAACGTGCCTACTTCACAGTTACCATCACAG ATGTCTCCTCGTGGATCGTCTACCCCAGTAGTGAAGTGCATGTGGCAGCCGTACGCCTAGAGCGTGTGGTGCTGACCTGTGAGCTGTGCCGACCCTGGGCTGAGGTGCGCTGGACcaaagatggggaggaggtaGTGGAGAGCCCAGCACTGCTCCTGGAGAAGGAAGACACCATCCGCCGCCTGGTGCTGCCCTCTGTCCAGCTTGAGGATTCTGGCGAGTACCTGTGTGAAATCCATGATGAGTCGGCTTCCTTCACCATCACCGTCACAG AGCCCCCTGTGCGGATCATATACCCCCAGGACGAGGTGACCTTACATGCTGTGAGTTTNGAATGTGTGGTGCTCACCTGTGAGCTGTCTAGAGAGGATGCTCCTGTACGCTGGTACAAGGACGGGTTAGAGGTGGAGGAGAGTGAAGCCCTGGTGCTCCAGAGCGATGGGCCTCGTCGCCGTCTGGTGTTGCCTGCTGCCCAGCCAGAGGACGGGGGCGAGTTtgtgtgtgatgctggggatgATTCAGCCTtcttcactgtcactgtcacag CTCCACCAGAGAGGATTGTGCACCCGGTGGCCCGGTCCCTGGATTTGCAGTTTGGGGCTCCAGGACACGTGGAGCTACGCTGCGAAGTGGCCCCGGCTGGGTCTCAGGTGCGCTGGTACAAGGATGGCCTAGAGGTAGAGGTGTCAGATGCGCTGCAGCTGGGTGCTGAGGGGCCTGCCCGCACCCTCACCCTGCCCCACGCCCAGCCTGAGGATGCCGGGGAGTATGTATGTGAGACCCGAGATGAGGCTGTTACCTTCAACGTCAGCCTGGCTG AGCTTCCGGTGCAGTTTCTGGCTCCAGAGGCAGCCCCAAATCCGCTCTGCGTGGTTCCAGGGGAGCCCGTGGTGCTGAGCTGTGAGCTGTCCCGAGCAAGCGCACAAGTGTTCTGGAGCCACAATGGGAGCCCTGTGCAGCAGGGTGAAGGACTAGAGCTGCGAGCTGAGGGTCCTCGCAGAATCCTCTGCATCCAGGCAGCAGACCTCGCTCACACAGGTGTCTACACTTGCCAATCTGGGGCATCCCCAGGGGCCCCAAGCCTCAGCTTCAATGTCCAGGTGGCTG AGCCCCCAGTGCGGGTAGTGGCCCCCGAGGCAGCCCAGACGAGTGTTCGAAGCGCCCCAG AGCTCCCGCCAGTGAAGCTGGTCTCCGAACTGACGCCTCTGACAGTCCATGAGGGGGACGATGCCACATTCCAGTGTGAGGTTTCACCACCAGAAGCAGAAGTCACCTGGCTACGCAACGGAGCTGTTATCACTGCAGGGCCGCAGCTGGAAATGGTCCAGAATGGTTCAAGCCGCACCTTGATCATCCGAAGCTGCCAACTCAAAGACGCAGGGACCGTGACCGCGCGAGCCGGAGCTGCTGACACAAGTGCCAGGCTCCATGTTCGAG AGACAGAGCTGCTGTTCTTGCGGCGGCTGCAGGATGTGCGGGCCGAGGAAGGCCAGGATGTGCACCTTGAGGTAGAGACAGGCCGAGTTGATGTGGCTGGAACTGTTCGCTGGATACGAGGTGGGGAACCTCTTCCCCTGGACTCTCGCCTGACCACGGCCCAGGATGGCCATGTCCACCGCCTCTCTATCCATGGCGTTCTACTTACCGACCAGGGCACCTATGGCTGCGAGAGCCGTCACGATCGCACCCTGGCCAGGCTCAGTGTGAGGC CTCGGCAGCTGAGGGAACTTCGGCCTCTGGAGGATGTGACCGTCCATGAGGGGGGCAGTGCCACCTTCCAGCTGGAGCTGTCCCAGGAGGGTGTGACCGGAGAGTGGGCCCAGGGTGGAGTCCGGCTGCACCCAGGGCCCAAGTGCCACATTCAATCAGAAGGCCGCACTCACCGCTTGGTGCTAAGCGGCCTGGGTCTGGCTGACTCGGGCTGTGTCTCCTTCACTGCGGATACCCTTCGGTGTGCTGCTCGGCTCACAGTGAGAG AGGTCCCAGTGACTATTGTGCAGGGGCCACAGGACCTAGAAGTGACTGAAGGTGACACAGCCACGTTCGAGTGCGAGCTTTCCCAGACTTTGGCTGACGTAATATGGGAGAAG GATGGGCAGGCGCTGTCTCTCAGCCCACGCCTCCGGCTCCAGGCTCTCGGCACGCGCCGCCTTCTGCTTCTGCGGCGTTGCTGCTCCTCAGACGCCGGGACCTACAGCTGCGTTGTGGGGACAGCTCGCTCCGGGCCCGCGCGCTTGACCGTACGCG AACGAGAGGTGTCGGTACTCCGTGAACTCCGGTCCGTTAGCGCCCGCGAAGGAGACGGCGCCACGTTTGAGTGCACTGTGTCGGAGACCGAGACCACCGGGCGCTGGGAGCTCGGAGGCCGCGCGCTGAGACCCGGAGGCCGTGTCCGCATCCGACAGGAAG ggaagAAACACATTCTGGTGCTGAGCGAGCTGAGAACCGAGGACACCGGAGAAATCTGCTTCCAGGCGGGACCCGCCCAGTCCTTGGCTCGGCTGGAGGTGGAGG CGTTGCCTCTCCAGATGTGCCGCCGCCCACCTCGTGAGAAGACGGTTCTGGTCAACCGCAGGGCGGTGTTGGAGGTGACTGTGTCCCGCCCTGGGGGCCACGTGTGTTGGATGCGGGAGGGGGTCGAACTCTGCCCGGGAAACAAGTATGAGATGCGTAGCCACGGCACCACCCACAGCCTAGTCATCCATGGCGTCCGACCTGAGGACCAGGGCACCTACAGCTGCCAAGCAGGCCAGGACAGTGCTGACACACAGCTGCTGGTAGATG CTGGCTGCTGGACGCCTCAGTGGGCAGCCTGGgaagttccttccattctttccctCTTGGATGAAGGAGGTGCCCACTCTACCCCAAATCTCTGCATATCTTTCACACATTTTGCTGTGTGTCCCACCCTACCTGCTCCCACTTTCATGACCTTACAGACATCCTTGCCAGAGGTTCCAAAAGG GTGA